The Carassius gibelio isolate Cgi1373 ecotype wild population from Czech Republic chromosome B22, carGib1.2-hapl.c, whole genome shotgun sequence genome window below encodes:
- the LOC127988321 gene encoding syntaxin-6-like — MSMEDPFFVVKGEVQKAVNTAQGLHQRWMELLQDPGGASKEEVDWTTNELRNSLRSIEWDLEDLDETISIVEANPKKFNLDAMELAKRKAFITSTRQTVREMKDHMASPMGVTVPEIKNRQTLMGDGGSHGPIWQPSADKYTRLDRELQTANSQFIEEQQTQQQLIADQQDEQLELVSGTIGVLKNMSQRIGQELDEQSVMLDDFSHEMDSTQSRLDNVMKKLAKVSHMTSDRRQWCAIGILLAILFVVIILFIVL; from the exons ATGTCGATGGAAGATCCGTTTTTCGTGGTGAAAGG AGAGGTGCAGAAGGCTGTGAACACAGCTCAGGGGCTTCATCAGAGATGGATGGAGCTGCTACAGGACCCGGGTGGAGCCAGCAAGGAGGAGGTGGACTGGACCACCAATGAGCTGAGGAACAGTTTGAGGTCCATTGAATGGGACTTGGAGGACTTGGACGAGACTATCA GTATTGTGGAGGCTAATCCAAAGAAGTTCAATCTGGATGCGATGGAGCTGGCCAAGAGGAAAGCCTTCATCACTAGCACGAGGCAGACAGTCAGG GAGATGAAAGACCACATGGCTAGTCCGATGGGAGTTACAGTGCCCGAGATAAAAAATCGACAG ACTTTAATGGGTGATGGTGGGTCTCATGGCCCAATCTGGCAACCCAGTGCTGATAAGTACACCAGACTAGACCGGGAGCTGCAGACGGCAAACTCACAGTTCATCGAGGAACAACAGACCCAGCAACAG CTCATAGCAGATCAGCAGGATGAGCAGCTGGAGCTGGTGTCGGGAACTATTGGGGTCCTGAAGAACATGTCCCAAAGGATCGGCCAAGAGCTGGATGAGCAATctgt AATGCTGGATGATTTTTCACATGAGATGGACAGCACTCAATCCAGACTGGATAACGTCATGAAGAAGCTGGCTAAAGTTTCTCACATGACCAGCG ATCGGCGACAGTGGTGCGCTATCGGCATTCTTCTGGCCATCCTGTTTGTGGTGATCATCCTCTTCATTGTTCTGTGA
- the LOC127988437 gene encoding immediate early response gene 5 protein-like: MEYKVEAHRIMSISLGKIYNSRVQRGGIKLHKNLLVSLVLRSARQVYLSDYYSGACLNAAQSQREGNEWEEKFPPSTTECDRVQSPEEPQQDALPEKEREYRENDDAVKSDQVDCTSTLQQEQNQNSSLDSVTYVSSETRPETIIVPKESPSDSTEEAERDSTPEANGESHQPPEKHVCSNRKRSADETESGDSSKKRVKVGSSNAKEDEEAEEMDTSNVSNLITIFGSGFSGLLSKDGAKAESEAEDSGQICCDQMLKNLNPWSTAIVAF, from the coding sequence ATGGAATACAAAGTGGAAGCCCATCGGATTATGAGTATTTCCTTAGGGAAAATCTACAACTCGCGCGTTCAACGGGGCGGCATTAAACTGCATAAAAACCTCCTAGTTTCGCTGGTCCTTCGCAGCGCGCGTCAGGTCTATCTGAGCGACTACTACAGCGGCGCGTGTCTGAATGCTGCTCAGAGCCAGCGCGAAGGGAACGAATGGGAGGAGAAATTCCCGCCCTCCACAACCGAATGTGACCGAGTACAGAGCCCAGAGGAACCTCAACAAGACGCGCTGCCCGAGAAAGAGCGGGAATATCGCGAAAACGACGATGCGGTGAAATCAGACCAGGTGGATTGTACTTCCACTTTACAACAGGAGCAAAACCAAAACTCTTCGCTGGACTCTGTCACATATGTTTCCTCTGAAACACGGCCGGAAACCATTATCGTGCCCAAGGAGAGTCCCTCGGACAGTACAGAAGAAGCAGAACGCGACTCGACGCCAGAAGCGAACGGGGAATCACATCAACCACCCGAAAAGCATGTTTGTTCAAACAGGAAAAGAAGCGCGGATGAGACAGAAAGTGGCGATTCGTCTAAAAAAAGGGTCAAAGTTGGTTCCTCAAACGCTAAAGAGGACGAGGAAGCCGAAGAGATGGACACGAGTAACGTGTCCAACCTCATTACGATATTTGGTTCCGGTTTCTCAGGACTTCTCAGCAAAGACGGCGCTAAAGCCGAGTCTGAAGCAGAGGATAGTGGACAAATCTGCTGCGACCAAATGCTGAAGAACCTAAACCCGTGGAGTACAGCGATAGTAGCTTTCTAA